The proteins below are encoded in one region of Methylobacillus flagellatus KT:
- a CDS encoding alginate export family protein yields the protein MIKNNRLIRLLIAGSITLTAAGLAHATEESAQDLDQGARIKARQAEIAAEAARAKKAEKGYWVAPRAYGTTRESEPPKFTKPINQTWLKDYTDIDWLDIGADYRFRYENRENDFRRSINVRDEPFLLRSRVYLAVRNKFDPFRFTMEIEDARRNHSHFTRDNRDVDLAEPIQFYGELFFKDGLGQDDLGNDRPISIKAGRMAFEQLDRRLIARNEWRNTTNTFQGVRATFGQHKNDWELDLFALQPIVRFTEQLNQRDKGQWFYGAVFDWRKWSDVVTLSPSYFYLKQNGDEVKYNSSGTRVNNANDREIHTAGLRGYGLIGKTGLDYDISYYRQWGEDGASDHKAYSHITEFGYTADLAWKPRFSINYGVASGDKSSSTGTMERFDRLFGFARPWSSNDYIQMENVNATKIRAEFSPFTGVNIDTGYSWYKLDSATDRWGASSISRDRLGRYGRDLGEEYDIRVRFPLHKHVAANIGYAYFKGGEYVKGNIGDRKDTSNFFYVELTVSAF from the coding sequence TTGATCAAGAACAACAGGCTTATCCGGCTACTCATTGCTGGAAGCATCACGCTAACGGCAGCAGGGCTGGCTCATGCCACCGAAGAATCCGCCCAGGATCTCGATCAAGGCGCACGCATCAAGGCGCGCCAAGCGGAAATTGCCGCAGAAGCTGCACGTGCGAAAAAAGCGGAAAAAGGCTACTGGGTAGCACCACGCGCTTATGGCACGACACGCGAATCCGAGCCTCCCAAGTTTACCAAGCCGATTAACCAAACCTGGCTCAAGGATTATACGGATATAGACTGGCTGGACATAGGTGCCGATTACCGCTTCCGCTATGAAAATCGGGAAAACGATTTCCGCCGCAGCATCAATGTGAGAGACGAGCCATTCCTGCTGCGCTCGCGCGTTTACCTAGCCGTACGCAACAAGTTCGATCCCTTCCGATTCACCATGGAAATTGAGGATGCGAGAAGGAACCATAGCCATTTCACCCGCGATAACCGCGATGTCGACTTGGCAGAACCGATTCAGTTCTATGGCGAGCTGTTTTTCAAGGACGGCCTGGGCCAGGATGACCTGGGCAATGACCGCCCCATCAGCATCAAGGCCGGTCGCATGGCCTTCGAGCAGCTGGACCGCCGTCTGATCGCCCGTAACGAGTGGCGCAACACCACGAACACATTCCAGGGCGTACGCGCCACTTTCGGTCAACATAAGAACGACTGGGAGCTGGACCTGTTCGCACTGCAGCCTATCGTGCGCTTCACCGAGCAACTCAATCAAAGGGACAAGGGTCAATGGTTCTATGGCGCGGTATTCGACTGGCGCAAATGGTCGGACGTTGTGACGCTATCGCCATCGTATTTTTACCTGAAGCAAAATGGAGATGAGGTGAAATACAATTCCTCCGGCACCAGAGTCAACAATGCCAATGACCGCGAGATCCACACGGCAGGCCTGCGCGGCTATGGCCTCATCGGCAAGACCGGCCTTGATTACGACATCAGCTATTACCGCCAATGGGGTGAGGATGGAGCAAGCGACCACAAGGCATATTCCCACATTACAGAATTCGGCTACACCGCCGACCTTGCCTGGAAACCGCGCTTCAGTATCAATTACGGTGTTGCCAGCGGCGACAAAAGCTCCAGCACGGGGACCATGGAAAGGTTCGACCGCCTGTTCGGGTTTGCGCGCCCCTGGTCCAGCAACGATTACATCCAGATGGAAAATGTCAATGCCACCAAGATACGCGCCGAATTCAGTCCCTTCACCGGCGTGAATATTGATACCGGCTATAGCTGGTACAAACTGGACAGTGCGACGGACCGCTGGGGTGCCAGCAGCATCAGCAGAGACCGTTTAGGCCGCTATGGGCGCGACTTAGGCGAAGAATATGATATCCGTGTGCGATTCCCCTTGCACAAGCATGTAGCGGCCAATATCGGTTATGCATATTTCAAGGGCGGCGAGTATGTGAAAGGCAATATTGGCGACCGCAAGGACACTTCCAACTTCTTCTATGTCGAGCTGACGGTCAGCGCCTTCTAG
- a CDS encoding cob(I)yrinic acid a,c-diamide adenosyltransferase, whose amino-acid sequence MGNRLSKIYTRTGDNGTTGLGDGSRIEKDSPRVEAMGCVDELNAALGVLLAETLPEQITQSLTQIQHDLFDLGSEISIPGYQRLQTSRVAALEQTLDKLNADLEPLKEFILPGGTRAAALCHQARTICRRAERVLLSLHREQVTSDAALPYLNRLSDLLFVMARHLNHTAGRADILWQNQARILKINITID is encoded by the coding sequence ATGGGCAACCGCTTAAGCAAAATATACACACGCACGGGCGACAATGGGACTACCGGCCTCGGTGACGGCTCGCGCATTGAGAAGGACAGCCCGCGTGTGGAGGCCATGGGCTGCGTGGATGAGCTCAATGCCGCACTCGGCGTTTTATTGGCGGAAACATTGCCTGAACAAATCACCCAATCATTGACGCAGATTCAGCATGACCTGTTCGACCTGGGCAGCGAAATTTCCATCCCCGGGTACCAGCGGTTGCAAACAAGCCGCGTCGCAGCACTGGAACAAACACTGGACAAGCTGAACGCCGACCTTGAGCCGCTCAAGGAGTTCATTCTTCCCGGCGGCACGCGCGCTGCTGCATTATGCCACCAAGCTCGCACCATATGCCGACGTGCGGAACGGGTGCTGCTATCCCTGCATCGCGAGCAAGTGACCAGCGATGCCGCCTTGCCATACCTGAACCGCCTGTCAGACTTGCTGTTCGTCATGGCACGCCATCTCAATCATACCGCAGGGCGAGCAGATATATTGTGGCAAAACCAAGCTCGAATATTAAAAATAAATATAACAATAGACTAA
- a CDS encoding sulfate ABC transporter substrate-binding protein: MKRFLPRLAGLITITALGSSLSALAADITLLNVSYDPTRELYQEYNNVFAKYWKEKTGDKVTIKTSHGGSGKQARAVIDGLQADVVTLALAYDVDALQEKAKLIPKDWIKRLPDNSSPYTSTIVFLVRKGNPKNIKDWDDLAKPGIKVITPNPKTSGGARWNYLAAWAYGQKKFNNDESKTREFIGKILKNVPVLDSGARGSTTTFVERGIGDVLLAWENEAFLAQKELGPDKFEIVAPSLSILAEPSVSVVDKVVDKRGTRKVAEAYLQHLYSEEGQEIAAKNYYRPRLESVAKKYEKFFPKLSLVTIDQAFGGWQKAQKTHFADGGTFDQIYQQ, translated from the coding sequence ATGAAACGTTTTCTTCCCCGCCTTGCCGGCCTGATTACCATCACGGCATTGGGCAGCTCACTCTCTGCGTTGGCGGCCGATATCACCCTGCTGAATGTATCCTATGACCCGACACGCGAGCTTTACCAAGAATACAACAACGTATTCGCAAAATACTGGAAAGAAAAAACAGGCGACAAGGTAACCATCAAGACCTCTCACGGCGGATCAGGCAAGCAAGCCCGCGCCGTCATCGACGGCCTGCAGGCCGATGTGGTCACGCTCGCGCTTGCCTATGATGTCGATGCGCTGCAAGAAAAAGCCAAGCTGATTCCCAAGGACTGGATCAAGCGCCTGCCTGACAACAGCTCCCCTTATACCTCCACCATCGTGTTCCTGGTACGCAAGGGCAACCCCAAGAACATCAAGGATTGGGACGACCTCGCCAAGCCTGGCATCAAGGTGATTACCCCCAACCCCAAAACTTCCGGCGGCGCGCGCTGGAACTACCTGGCGGCATGGGCTTACGGCCAGAAGAAGTTCAACAATGATGAATCCAAGACCCGCGAATTCATCGGCAAGATTCTCAAGAATGTCCCGGTGCTGGATTCCGGCGCCCGTGGCTCAACAACCACCTTCGTGGAACGTGGAATTGGTGATGTCCTGCTGGCGTGGGAAAACGAAGCCTTCCTGGCACAAAAGGAACTAGGCCCAGACAAGTTCGAGATCGTCGCACCGTCGCTGTCCATCCTGGCCGAACCATCCGTCTCGGTAGTGGACAAGGTGGTCGACAAGCGCGGCACCCGCAAGGTGGCGGAAGCCTATCTGCAGCATCTGTACAGCGAGGAGGGTCAAGAAATCGCCGCAAAGAACTACTACCGCCCGCGTCTTGAGAGTGTCGCCAAGAAGTATGAAAAGTTCTTTCCCAAGCTCAGCCTGGTCACCATAGACCAGGCGTTTGGCGGCTGGCAGAAGGCGCAGAAAACGCACTTTGCCGATGGCGGCACCTTCGACCAGATCTATCAGCAATAA
- a CDS encoding YezD family protein, giving the protein MSQAPKLKASDEVIQEILRSIDLLRFGSIEITVHDSRVTQIERREKIRFNNEATKPKPALQNAVNH; this is encoded by the coding sequence ATGTCACAAGCACCAAAATTGAAAGCCAGCGACGAGGTGATCCAGGAAATCCTGCGTTCCATCGACCTGTTGCGCTTTGGCTCCATCGAAATCACCGTTCACGATAGCCGCGTCACCCAGATCGAGCGTCGTGAAAAAATCCGCTTCAACAATGAGGCCACAAAACCCAAGCCAGCCTTGCAAAATGCTGTTAACCACTAA
- the epsC gene encoding serine O-acetyltransferase EpsC, whose product MSQLRNNAELGDELGISQIVTSLREVRLTALEHRNRLNRPPKLPARKALAGVVEGLGAALFPNRLGLPDLREEGIDYFVGHTLDVALRELVAQVRLELSFIAELDQVEDLKVRATALVREFASQLPAIRHLLDSDIRAAYEGDPAARSVDEVLVCYPGINAITHYRIAHVLHQLGVPLIARMITEIAHSATGIDIHPGAQIGEGFFIDHGTGVVIGETSIIGRHVRLYQAVTLGAKRFPVDADGTLVKGNARHPIVEDDVVIYAGATILGRITIGRGSVIGGNVWLTYSVPPNSNITQAQMGEGAPAGPRNGTVTHQ is encoded by the coding sequence ATGAGTCAACTTCGAAACAATGCTGAGCTCGGTGATGAACTGGGGATCAGCCAGATCGTCACTAGCTTGCGCGAAGTCAGGTTAACTGCGTTGGAGCACCGCAACCGGCTGAACCGCCCTCCCAAGCTTCCTGCGCGCAAGGCGCTTGCGGGAGTCGTAGAGGGGTTGGGAGCCGCCTTATTTCCCAACCGCCTTGGTTTGCCGGACCTGCGGGAGGAGGGCATTGATTATTTCGTGGGGCATACGCTGGATGTGGCACTACGGGAACTGGTCGCTCAGGTGCGGCTGGAGTTGAGCTTCATCGCAGAGCTCGATCAGGTCGAGGACCTGAAAGTGCGCGCAACGGCCTTGGTGCGTGAGTTCGCTTCCCAGCTGCCCGCCATCCGGCATTTGCTCGACAGCGACATCCGCGCGGCTTATGAAGGTGATCCGGCAGCGCGCAGCGTAGACGAAGTGCTGGTGTGCTACCCAGGTATCAACGCTATCACCCACTACCGTATTGCTCATGTGCTTCACCAGTTGGGTGTGCCGTTGATTGCTCGCATGATCACTGAAATTGCCCATTCCGCCACAGGCATCGACATTCATCCCGGTGCCCAGATCGGTGAGGGGTTTTTTATTGACCACGGTACGGGCGTTGTCATCGGAGAGACCAGCATTATTGGCCGCCATGTACGCCTCTACCAGGCAGTCACGCTGGGCGCCAAGCGCTTTCCTGTAGATGCCGATGGCACCCTGGTGAAGGGGAATGCGCGCCACCCGATTGTCGAGGATGACGTCGTCATCTACGCCGGAGCCACGATCCTGGGCCGCATTACGATAGGTCGCGGCTCGGTGATCGGCGGCAATGTCTGGCTCACTTACAGTGTTCCACCCAATAGCAATATCACCCAGGCGCAGATGGGGGAAGGCGCGCCTGCAGGCCCGCGCAACGGCACTGTGACTCATCAGTAA
- a CDS encoding family 2A encapsulin nanocompartment shell protein, translating into MSDIHQGQTALGDVAARTLANATKTVPMLGSITPRWLVHLLQWVPVEAGIYRVNKVKDNHHVEVDCSNKDERELPATFVDYEEWGREYVLNAVNTVVDVHTRISDLYSSPHNQIREQLRLTIETVKERQESELINNKEYGLLHNIADGQKVKSRSGSPTPDDFDELISRVWKEPAFFLAHPQAIAAFGRECTRRGVPPPTVSLFGSQFITWRGIPIIPCDKLRVTKGKTNILLLRTGESRQGVVGLYQPNLPGQQSMGLSVRFMGINHKAIASYLVSLYCSLAVLTEDAIAVLENVDVGNYYDYK; encoded by the coding sequence ATGTCAGACATTCATCAAGGGCAAACTGCCCTCGGCGACGTCGCGGCCCGCACGCTGGCGAATGCCACGAAAACCGTGCCCATGCTGGGTTCCATCACGCCGCGCTGGCTGGTGCACCTGTTGCAATGGGTACCGGTGGAGGCGGGTATCTACCGCGTCAACAAGGTCAAGGATAACCACCATGTCGAGGTGGATTGCTCCAACAAGGACGAACGCGAATTGCCCGCTACTTTCGTGGATTACGAAGAATGGGGCCGCGAGTATGTGCTGAATGCCGTGAATACCGTGGTGGATGTGCATACTCGCATTTCAGATCTCTACAGCAGTCCGCACAACCAGATCCGCGAGCAGTTGCGTTTGACCATCGAGACAGTGAAGGAGCGCCAGGAAAGCGAGCTGATCAACAACAAGGAATACGGCTTGCTGCACAACATTGCAGACGGGCAGAAAGTGAAGTCCCGCAGCGGCTCGCCCACGCCGGACGATTTCGATGAATTGATTTCCCGCGTGTGGAAGGAGCCAGCGTTCTTCCTCGCGCATCCGCAGGCGATTGCAGCCTTCGGCCGCGAGTGCACACGCCGCGGCGTGCCGCCGCCGACTGTCAGCCTGTTCGGTTCCCAGTTCATCACCTGGCGCGGCATCCCCATCATTCCGTGCGACAAGCTGCGGGTGACCAAGGGCAAGACCAACATCCTGCTGTTGCGTACCGGCGAAAGCCGCCAGGGCGTAGTGGGCCTGTACCAGCCCAACCTGCCAGGCCAGCAAAGCATGGGGTTGTCCGTCCGTTTCATGGGCATCAATCACAAGGCGATTGCTTCCTACCTGGTTTCCCTTTATTGCTCGCTGGCGGTATTGACCGAAGATGCGATTGCCGTGCTCGAGAATGTCGACGTAGGCAACTACTATGACTACAAGTAA
- a CDS encoding TOBE domain-containing protein — MAIHAINVRNQFRGRVKEIVLGPVVSEIDVETPVGIVTSVITTRSVNELNLQVGTEVLALIKATEVSLAKV, encoded by the coding sequence ATGGCCATTCACGCAATTAACGTTCGCAACCAGTTCCGGGGCAGGGTCAAGGAAATCGTACTAGGCCCCGTCGTCTCGGAAATTGACGTCGAGACACCAGTCGGCATTGTCACCTCCGTCATCACCACGCGCTCGGTCAATGAATTGAATTTGCAGGTCGGCACGGAAGTGCTGGCACTGATCAAGGCGACCGAGGTTTCCCTCGCCAAAGTATAG
- a CDS encoding DUF2325 domain-containing protein has translation MSTALIVGGDQIEGIKQELSNFGVTHINHWSGRKVGDGKKVIPHDTDLIVLVTDWISHTFTHKIKQTAAKRGVRIVYTPNGPTALRTRLKQLNPDYVAEGECSEGIHANARRQDRLFLN, from the coding sequence ATGAGTACTGCGTTAATTGTAGGCGGCGACCAGATTGAAGGCATCAAGCAAGAACTATCCAACTTCGGTGTCACGCATATCAACCACTGGTCGGGCCGCAAGGTCGGCGACGGCAAGAAAGTCATTCCGCACGATACCGACCTGATCGTGTTGGTCACCGACTGGATCAGCCACACCTTCACCCACAAGATCAAGCAGACCGCGGCCAAGCGCGGCGTGCGGATTGTCTACACGCCGAATGGTCCAACAGCATTGCGTACTCGCTTGAAGCAACTGAATCCAGACTATGTCGCGGAGGGAGAGTGTAGCGAGGGCATTCACGCCAATGCCCGCAGGCAAGACCGTCTCTTCCTAAATTAA
- a CDS encoding family 2A encapsulin nanocompartment cargo protein cysteine desulfurase produces MTTSNIHDLSSFEPEAILAAFPGEHPRMAAAIVVGREAQASGHLDIDELTRIANEIYAEGFPHGAPELPSTASLTDSAVPYAAGSPGIGAPVPPVPSAVSALPAGAPAAANVVPGIELAQVTPPSLGVSPSRLPPEFSQERVEAVGPAPAFPGLDISSLLGGVDIPYPVDLQGLLTLPVNSLYPHGSGNPGAGNASPYYFVAERPGIPDVAASAHPPFDVSLVRKDFPILSELVNGRPLIWLDNAATTQKPQAVIDRLSYFYQHENSNIHRAAHELAARATDAYEGARETVRRFINAPAVENIVFVRGTTEAINLVAKTWGRKHLGEGDEVVVTHLEHHANIVPWQQLCQETGAKLKVVPVDDTGQVLLDEYQKLLTSRTKLVSFTQVSNALGTVTPAREMIAMAHAVGAKVLLDGAQSVSHMRTDVQSLDCDFLVFSGHKIFGPTGIGALYGKAEVLDDMPAWQGGGNMIQDVTFEKTVYHGAPAKFEAGTGNIADAVGMGAALEYVERLGIENIARYEHELLVYATAALNKVPGLRLIGTAQHKASVLSFNLQGYKSEEVGAALNQEGIAVRSGHHCAQPILRRFGVEATVRPSLAFYNTYAEVDVLQGVLSKLASAKR; encoded by the coding sequence ATGACTACAAGTAACATTCACGACCTGTCATCGTTTGAGCCCGAAGCCATCCTGGCAGCATTCCCGGGCGAGCATCCGCGCATGGCCGCGGCCATTGTGGTGGGGCGGGAGGCGCAGGCAAGCGGGCATCTGGATATTGACGAGCTGACCCGTATTGCCAATGAAATCTATGCCGAAGGTTTTCCGCATGGTGCGCCAGAACTTCCTTCCACGGCATCATTGACGGATTCCGCTGTGCCATATGCTGCCGGTAGCCCGGGAATAGGGGCACCCGTGCCGCCCGTCCCTTCCGCAGTGTCTGCATTGCCGGCGGGCGCGCCCGCTGCGGCCAATGTCGTTCCCGGTATTGAGCTTGCGCAGGTCACGCCCCCCAGCCTCGGGGTGTCGCCGTCCCGGCTACCGCCGGAATTCAGCCAGGAGCGGGTTGAGGCCGTTGGGCCTGCGCCTGCCTTCCCAGGGCTGGATATCAGCAGTTTGCTTGGCGGCGTGGATATCCCGTATCCAGTCGATCTGCAAGGTTTGCTGACTTTACCTGTCAATAGCCTGTACCCGCATGGCTCGGGAAATCCAGGCGCTGGCAATGCATCGCCTTACTATTTTGTCGCGGAGCGTCCCGGCATACCGGATGTAGCAGCTTCGGCCCATCCGCCGTTCGACGTCAGTCTGGTGCGCAAGGATTTTCCTATCCTGAGTGAGTTGGTGAACGGCAGGCCGTTGATCTGGCTGGATAACGCTGCGACGACACAGAAGCCGCAGGCGGTGATCGACCGCCTGTCCTATTTCTATCAGCACGAGAATTCCAATATCCATCGTGCAGCGCATGAGCTAGCGGCGCGTGCGACTGATGCCTATGAAGGCGCGCGTGAAACGGTACGCCGTTTCATCAATGCGCCTGCGGTGGAAAACATCGTGTTTGTGCGCGGCACGACCGAGGCCATCAACCTGGTGGCCAAGACCTGGGGCAGGAAGCATCTGGGCGAGGGCGACGAGGTGGTGGTGACCCACCTGGAGCACCATGCCAATATCGTGCCTTGGCAGCAGTTGTGCCAGGAGACCGGGGCCAAGCTCAAAGTGGTGCCGGTGGACGATACTGGACAGGTGCTGCTCGACGAATATCAGAAATTACTGACTTCGCGCACCAAGCTGGTTTCCTTCACCCAGGTTTCCAATGCTCTCGGCACCGTGACGCCGGCAAGGGAGATGATCGCCATGGCGCATGCCGTGGGTGCCAAGGTGCTGTTAGATGGCGCGCAATCAGTCTCGCACATGCGTACGGACGTGCAATCCCTGGATTGCGATTTCCTGGTATTCTCGGGCCACAAGATATTTGGCCCGACAGGCATCGGGGCGTTGTACGGCAAGGCTGAGGTGCTGGACGACATGCCCGCCTGGCAAGGTGGCGGCAATATGATCCAGGACGTCACTTTCGAGAAGACGGTATATCATGGCGCGCCTGCCAAGTTCGAGGCGGGAACCGGCAATATCGCCGATGCGGTGGGCATGGGAGCTGCGCTCGAGTACGTGGAGCGATTGGGTATAGAGAACATTGCGCGTTATGAGCACGAGCTGTTGGTCTATGCGACCGCCGCGCTGAACAAGGTGCCGGGGCTGCGCTTGATCGGCACCGCCCAGCACAAGGCCAGCGTGCTCTCGTTCAATCTGCAGGGCTACAAGAGTGAAGAGGTCGGGGCTGCATTGAATCAGGAAGGTATTGCGGTACGCTCTGGCCACCATTGCGCGCAACCGATACTGCGACGCTTCGGTGTGGAAGCCACGGTCAGGCCCTCCCTGGCTTTCTACAATACTTATGCCGAGGTGGATGTCTTGCAGGGGGTGCTGTCCAAACTGGCTTCCGCGAAACGCTGA